The nucleotide sequence cccaccccagccctgctgcccacccACAGCCAGGGGGACCCAGGACCCCCATACCTGTTCCCAGCCCTTCCATGCCTGGGATGTCATCACCAAATCTGCAAGGAGAGAGATTGTCTGTCCTGtccccagccagcacccacACCCCCAGGCTGGCACCCAGAGCCCTGCTGTGGCTCTTGGGGCTCTTCCCTACTCACCCCTGCAccccttttttggggggtttgctTTTGAACTGCCTCGTCTGCCTCTGCTTGAATTTGGGGGGTCCTTTCCGAGGGGTGGCGGGTCCCCCGTTCACCCTGGTGGCTGATTTGATCTCCAGCTTGGAGTGGGGCTCCAGGCTCATGGCTGTGCCCCGGGAGGGCTCCTCACCCCTGGTGGAGGAGAGATGGGGGGGTACCACTGGTTTCTCacacctcccaccccctccttccccagggccCCTTGAGCCCCCTCCTCGGGCCTTTGactcagcacagctcagagccCACTTAATCCCCTCACCCCCAAAACCAGGAGAGGTATCTTGGGGGGCTGTTCTTCCATCTCTTGCTGATGTCACCCCCCCCTTGGGAGTCCCCTGCCATGGCTGAGCTGCCTGTGCCACAGTGGGATGGCACTGGTGTGGCTGTGGTGTCCCTCGGGGGTGGTGGGCACACGGAGCTGTGGACCCCTTGGCATCCACGCCATGGAGCAGAGAGTGACAGGGGAAGGGGACacccccaggcagctccatccccccccaggcacagcagccACACCACAGGGGGGGTTCAACCTCCCTCTGCACCCCAGCAATGAGCACAGACCCCAGTTTGGGGAGACCCCACCCCTGGGGGGGACAGCAGGCTCCTGTCCACCCCAGTTCCAAGCCCTGGTGCCACCGGGACCGGGTCCCATCCCACAGATGGAGCAGAACCCCCCCCAACTTACACAGCTGCCGTGCTGCTCCACAGGAGACCCCTCTGTCCCGGTGGCCCCCGTCCTGGAGACTCTCTGGGTGGCTTTTAGGGGAGAGCAGATTTATCCTGTGCAGGCGTAATAGGATTATTGATGTCCCTTCTTCTGGAAGGGGTCATCTGCTGTCCTTCCCCCCACGCTGGGAGGCGGGGGGGCTGGATTAGTGCTGCTGGCACTGAGGGTGTCAGGGGGGACATCAAATCACCTGTGGGGGAGGACTCAGTGGGGCTGAGGGTGTCTCGGGGCAAAATTGGGGTGAAGAGGGTTcgggcagcccctgccccacagcccctaGGAGGGGGTATCACTCCCAAGCTTCCCTTAATCCCAACACTAAAGCAATTACAAAAAAGGAATAATCTGGGTACACTTTAATTGAACGCCAGCCCCTGCCACTAATTGCAATTAGTTGGACTCCAATAAATAGGATTACAGGGATCTGGGAGCGTTTTCTCCCTCAGCCAGCAGAACTGGCCACTTCTCCAGCAAAGAGCGGGGCCCTGGGGTGTTAATTGCTGGTTCCAGCTTGGGGTTTGTTAGCGAGTTCTGCTCAAGGACCCCACGGTGGGGTCTGGAGGGCTCGTGATGGCCCCGAGCCGGGTGGGATGGAAGGGAGGACCCACGGGGCCACATTTATGGGGTTGTAAGATGGAggcaaaggaaagggaaaaggaaaaggcactGTGAAGATCCCCTGGGCAGGCTGTGACCCTGGTGACAACGTCCTTGCCAAGCCCCACGTGCTCGGTGTGGCACGCTGcccacccctcctgcccagggcaggggccAGCAGCCCCCCGAGCCCCCCCTCACTGCCAGCCCTTCACACAGAGAAGCTCCTAAGAGGCTTATGGTgctggtgggagggaggggggtcCCCAGTCACCCGGTCACAGCCAAGACGATTAAAACCCAACTGGGGAACACAAGGACGACGCAAGAGCACAGGGTGTTGGGGGGGTtagggctgggggggctgctccagcctggcctgggaTGGGATTTTCCATCCTGAGGGAGGAGAGtctggctgcagggaaatccAGGGCTGAGGACAAGGGCTGGGTCCCCCGTGAGCTGGGCACTACCTGAGTGAAACACACGTGGGACAGCGTGCACGATGCCACGCAGGTCCCCGGTGGGGGGGCTGGGaccctccccagagctgaacacaacagaaataaatagtTTGAATAAGCCAAGTCCAGAGCCCACCATCCAGCCCGGAGCTGAGGTTTTCACCCGCTGGTTTCctgggggctgggaaggggggaTCAGGAAGGGGTTTCCTGGGAAAGGGGGATCAGGAAGGGGTTTCCTGGGAAGAGAGGATCAGGAAGGGGATTCCTGGGAAGGGGGAATCAGGAAGGGGATTCCTGGGAAGGGGGGATCAGGAAGGGGATTCCTGGGAAGGGGGGATCAGTCCCTCTTGGTGCGCAGTCTGATCTCCATCCTGAGGATCATTTTCAGGTTCTCATCCTCCACGTGCTGCTCCACAGCCTCCAGCACCCGCTGCCCCCCGTCCCGgcactgctccagcacctcctccacGTACCCCACCCACACGCAGTTGGGGCACCCGGTCCCGCAGCAGTTGGTGGGTGGGGGGGGCAGCGGGGGGACCCCCCCTTGGGGAGCACCCGTCCCTTCCTCGCTCTGTGGGGTGTCCGAGGTGCCGCCGGCCTTTCCTGGGGTGTCGGAAAGTTCCCGAAGGATGGAGATGGTGGTGGggttggggtgcaggggggacACCCCCCTGTGGATGCCGACACCGTCCGGGGGGTACTGGGAACAGTGACCCTGTGCTgaagtggggctggggggaacAGGGGGGCACACGCCCCCAATCCACCCCCCAGCCAGAGACACCCCCAGAGCCTATTTCCCACCACAGTCACCCCCCCAtcaccacagccccagcagccccccccatcccagcacccccagacccaCTCAACCCCCCCAAGGACCCCACTgaccccccctcagcccctccccaTCTCATCCCACCCCTCCCTTGTGTCCCACAcccccctcagcacccccaacccctccccagACCCCAAATCTCATCCCCAGGACCCCCCCTAATCCCCTCAgtcccccctccccagtcccccccctctccccccgtCCCCCCTCTATCCACACACACCATGAGCCCCCCACCTCATCCCCAGGACCCCCCAGgaccccctgctcccctcatGTCCCCCCCTCACCACCCATCGCGTCCCCGCCAGCCCCCGCACCCCCCGCAGCCACATCCCGACCGCAGCGGCCCGGGAGAGcggcagctcctgcagccaaTAGGAGCGCGGGATGCTGGGATGTGAGGGCGTGGCTTAAAAAGATGACCAATGGGGAGTGAGGGGCGGGGTCAGAACGACAGCAGGCGGAGGGAAACCGGAAGTGGCGGCCACGTGGGGAGCGGCGGAGCCATGGGACGGGGACCGGGAATGGGACCGGGACCGGGAATGGGCCGGGGAAAGGGACCGGGACAGAAACCgggacagggacagagacaaCGGCAGGGACAGGGATCGGGACAGGGACCGGTACCGGGGCGGGGACCGCCCGCCCTGCGCCGCGGCAGGTCAGTGCCCGGGAGATGCGGTCGGTACCGGCCGTGACTCGCTCCCGGTCTGGGGTCTGAACTCACGGGGCATCATCCCAGGTCCCTGTGTCCCTTCCTGCCCGTGTCTCGGTGCCCGGGTCGCTGTGTCCCTCTACTCCCACATCCCCTCTCCCGAGTCCCGGTGTCGCGCCGTGCCCGGGTCCCGCAGTGTCGGGGCGGTCCTGACACCGGGTTGGTTCCTCCCAGGAGACCGAAGCTGGACAACATGAAGCCCAAGCACCCCGAGGAGCAGGAGATTCCCTTCCGCCTGCGGGAGCTCATCAAGAGCCGTGAGGCCATGAAGCGTCCCGGCCCCGGGAAGAAGGAGGTGGCAGGTGGGACATCCTGCAGCGGGACATCCCGCTCCCCCGGGGCACGGCCCAGATTGTCACCGCTGCGGTAATGTCACCTGTCTCTCCtagagaagaagcagcagcccaaGTCCCGGGGCCCCAAGGCGCAGGGGGACATCCCCGTGCCCAAGTtcaggagggggaagggggagtcGGAGCGCTCCTACGTCTACCGCATGGAGCAGGAGGTGCAGCGAGTCCTGTTCCTCACCAAGAACCAGCTGCAGAGGGAGCCTgagaaggaggaggtggcacCAGAGAAgtccaagagaaaaagagagtgaGAGCAAGGCCCCTGTGATGGCACCGGCTCAGCCTGTGTCCCGGTCCGGTTCTGGGCACGGGGTGGGTGTTCTGCTGGTGCCACAGAACAGGTCCATCAGCAACAgggatggggggtggggggataGGGGGCTGCTCTACACAAATCTCTAGGACTGGAGACATGGGGAGGGGCACAAGTTTTGGGGTAGGAACTCCCTTACCTGGTCCTGAGCCTTGGCCACAACGCAGTGCTTCAGGTTTCAGAATaagaagctggagaaagctcggaggaagaaggaggagaagaaagaggacaTGCTGGAGAAGAGCCTGCTCCAAGGTGGGTCTGGCACAGCGAGCAGGGCACTGCCCCCTGCCCTGGTGTGTCCGGGGGGCTCCTGCTCAGTGCTGGCACCTGCTTCTCTCCTTTAGACACGGTGGCGTTTGGTGAAGTGGTGACACAGCCCCCCACCATCACCTCACGGCCACGGGGCCAGGGTCCTGCTGAGCAGGTGAGCTCTGGGGGGTGATGCCACCTACCCCTGTTTTGTGGCCTTGGGTACCTGCAGGTCAGGGTGAACCCAGGCCTCGTCCTCCTGGTGACACCTCCTCACAGCCCTGTCCTGGCTTTTCCCACCTCCTGGATCCCCTGTCTGCCTGCAGGCTGGACGGAAGCAGCTCCTCCTGACATCTCACCTGGGACACAGCCCggtgtccccagtgtccccagcagcacccatgtCCATGGCTCGCCAGCGCATCGTGGAGGAGGAGAGAGCCCGTGTCATCCAGGCCTACAGGGACATCCAGAggcacaaacagcagcagcGGGAGCTGGCACGGGACAGGGGCCGGGCTGGACGAAGGGTCCCCCgctgagccctgggctgcccTGGTGCCAGTGAAGGGTGCAGGGAGTGTGGGGACCCAGGACTCGAGGGGGATGCTTGGCCTCACCCTACTTCTGTGTTGCTGAGCTTGGGGCACCCCATGGCCTCGGTGCCAGAGCTGGGACCCCCACAGTGCCACAAACCATGGGGCTGGCACCAGAGCCAGGGCCCCTGTGAAGCCACAGACTGAGACCCCCGTGGAGCCATGGACTGAGACCCCTGTGGTGTCACAGACTGAGACCCCCATGGAGCTATGGACTGAGCTAGCCCCTCGTGGTGTCATGGACCTGCTTGGAGTAAAAGTGGCTCTGAGTGCTGATGGCATGAGCAGGTTTGTGCCTCCCTGAGCTGCACGGTGCCGGGCAGGGACCCCGTTGTGCCTGGTGGCATGCCAGCAGATGGCAGTCCCAGCCTGCAGTGGGCACATTGTCACTGTCACTTGCTGAGTGCTGGCCTTGGCAGGGCTGTGGTTGGGGACAGGGTCCTGGAGGGAAATGCCAGGGCCTGGGTGTGTCTCCTGTGGCTCCCAGCCTGGTTAAAGGCAAGTGAGCCAAGCCCTGGGGACACGGAGCATCCCTGGTGACACAGGAGCATCCTCTGAGTCTCACCTTCACCGTGTTGTGTTCCTGTCCTCACCACTTGGGCACGCTGCATGATCCTGCAGCCACACTCACCCCTGCCCTCAGTGTCACCGCCAGCCCGGTGCTGCCCCCATCCTTTGGGTCACAGTGCCCACGGTGCCACCAAGGGCGGTACCACAGCCCCATCACGGCACCCGCACTCACCCCGCACCACCCATCCCTCCCGGGGAGGGGCCCGGGGCTGCTGCCGGCGCGGCACCTCCGGTGGGGCGGGCGTGGGGCTGCGTGGCAGCTTCACCTGTGCCGGACAAAGGCCGCGCTGTTCGGTGGCCCCGGCACACAAAGCTGAGCCTGTTGGAGCCGGGCCGGAGCGGCGCTGCGGCTGCCGGTGGGATCCCCGCCTTCCGGAGGGGCTGGGGCCAGCTTCGGGGAGCAGAGCGGCTCCAGtgtcccctgccagagcagggaggggacagtcTTTGCAGGTTGTTTTTGTGGCTTGGCCACCCCCAGGGCTGCCACCTCCTTCCTCGCACACCGAGAAGGCAGAGCTTGGGGACACGGCCCAAAGCAGCCCCTGCCACCCCGTGCCGTGCGGTGACAGCGTCCCCAGCGACCTCGGGTACCTGGTGCTGCCTGGAGACGTCCTCGCTGCCAGTGGCACCGGGTAAACACGGGTGATGCAGCACAGCCCCGGGGGACACAGCTGGgtcctgctgcccacagccaGCTCCCCGTGTCCCCGCAGCCAGGAGCGTGGCATGTGCCCGGCCAGGACACAGCTTGTG is from Calypte anna isolate BGI_N300 chromosome 18, bCalAnn1_v1.p, whole genome shotgun sequence and encodes:
- the PDE6G gene encoding retinal rod rhodopsin-sensitive cGMP 3',5'-cyclic phosphodiesterase subunit gamma, translated to MGVPPGRCRHPQGGVPPAPQPHHHLHPSGTFRHPRKGRRHLGHPTERGRDGCSPRGGPPAAPPTHQLLRDRVPQLRVGGPPRESPGRGPPGQRGLLWSSTAAVGEEPSRGTAMSLEPHSKLEIKSATRVNGGPATPRKGPPKFKQRQTRQFKSKPPKKGVQGFGDDIPGMEGLGTDITVICPWEAFSHLELHELAQYGII
- the CCDC137 gene encoding coiled-coil domain-containing protein 137 — translated: MGSEGRGQNDSRRRETGSGGHVGSGGAMGRGPGMGPGPGMGRGKGPGQKPGQGQRQRQGQGSGQGPVPGRGPPALRRGRRPKLDNMKPKHPEEQEIPFRLRELIKSREAMKRPGPGKKEVAEKKQQPKSRGPKAQGDIPVPKFRRGKGESERSYVYRMEQEVQRVLFLTKNQLQREPEKEEVAPEKSKRKREFQNKKLEKARRKKEEKKEDMLEKSLLQDTVAFGEVVTQPPTITSRPRGQGPAEQAGRKQLLLTSHLGHSPVSPVSPAAPMSMARQRIVEEERARVIQAYRDIQRHKQQQRELARDRGRAGRRVPR